From a single Nostoc sp. MS1 genomic region:
- a CDS encoding acyl-CoA dehydrogenase family protein, with protein sequence MIKSPEKLADTTIQFSAPVTANSPELQQLFDYIALGASERDRDRILPFDVVELIRRSRLGALRIPVAEGGAGITARELFEVVIRLGDADPNVAHIVRNHFSVTERILRSERTERNQRWLKAVVDGAIIGLASTELEVKRAGGGQVVNTKLTPDGDGYRLNGTKYYSTGSLYADLIFVRVLTPEDTTAFILIPTNRQGITLVDDWDGFGQRLTGTGTTTFTNVRVEADEVIRDTDTDKDNLPYNIVPQLFLTAINAGIIRSVLRDAKTLIRTRPRTFYHAVAEQAANDPILQQTVGQIAANAFAAEAIVLAAADGLDRLPAAQAQGEEAETAAALATSLSASKAKLIVDELALRSATLLFEVGGASTTKKSSNFDRHWRNARTLSSHNPNHFKARAIGDYEINGTPLPQRGFF encoded by the coding sequence ATGATAAAGAGTCCAGAGAAACTTGCAGATACGACAATCCAGTTTTCGGCTCCGGTCACGGCTAACTCGCCGGAACTCCAGCAGCTTTTCGACTATATCGCTCTGGGGGCAAGTGAGCGCGATCGCGATCGTATCCTCCCTTTTGATGTGGTGGAACTAATTCGTCGTTCTCGGTTGGGTGCGTTGAGAATCCCCGTTGCCGAAGGTGGCGCTGGTATCACTGCGCGGGAACTATTTGAGGTTGTGATTCGCTTGGGGGATGCTGACCCTAATGTTGCTCACATTGTACGGAATCATTTCTCTGTTACCGAGCGAATTTTGCGTTCTGAGCGTACCGAGAGGAATCAGCGATGGCTCAAGGCGGTCGTCGATGGGGCAATTATTGGACTTGCTTCCACCGAACTGGAAGTGAAGCGTGCTGGCGGTGGTCAAGTCGTAAATACGAAATTAACACCCGATGGAGATGGTTATCGTCTGAATGGGACGAAGTATTACAGTACAGGCAGCCTTTATGCAGATTTGATTTTTGTGCGTGTGTTAACACCAGAAGATACTACAGCTTTTATTCTCATACCTACTAACCGTCAGGGAATTACCCTAGTCGATGACTGGGATGGCTTCGGGCAAAGGCTTACAGGTACGGGGACAACTACCTTTACAAATGTTCGTGTAGAGGCGGATGAAGTAATCCGAGATACAGACACAGATAAAGACAACCTCCCCTACAACATCGTCCCGCAATTATTCCTCACAGCAATTAATGCTGGGATTATTCGTAGCGTTCTACGTGATGCCAAAACCCTCATCCGTACACGACCCCGGACTTTCTACCATGCTGTAGCCGAGCAAGCAGCAAATGACCCCATATTGCAACAGACTGTTGGGCAGATTGCGGCCAACGCCTTTGCAGCCGAAGCGATTGTCTTAGCCGCAGCAGATGGACTTGACCGCCTCCCTGCTGCTCAAGCTCAGGGTGAGGAAGCAGAGACGGCTGCGGCACTTGCAACTTCTCTGAGTGCATCCAAAGCCAAATTGATTGTTGATGAATTGGCTCTACGTTCAGCCACCTTGTTGTTTGAAGTTGGTGGAGCTTCCACAACTAAGAAAAGCTCTAACTTTGACCGTCACTGGCGCAATGCCCGTACCTTATCCTCCCACAACCCAAATCACTTTAAAGCTCGTGCGATTGGGGACTACGAAATTAACGGTACACCACTGCCACAGCGAGGATTTTTCTAA
- the yfcF gene encoding glutathione transferase: protein MSSTSLILYVDAQYISPYALSAFVALHEKALQFDIQTLDLAAKAQHEPDFAAKSLTRRVPTLIHDGFSLSESSAIAEYIDEVFPGTLLYPTEPQSRARARQVQAWLRSDLTALKQERPTEVVFLGEKQPPLSPKAQRAAEKLFSAAELLLAANTENLFGQWSIADVDLALTLNRLILHGDSVPDNLVTYAKTQWQRPSVQLWVNQKR from the coding sequence TTGTCATCTACATCTCTTATTCTTTATGTCGATGCCCAATACATCAGCCCTTATGCGCTGTCGGCTTTTGTGGCTCTGCATGAAAAAGCATTGCAATTTGATATCCAGACTCTTGACCTTGCTGCTAAAGCCCAACATGAGCCAGACTTTGCAGCTAAGTCCTTGACTCGGCGTGTACCGACTTTAATTCATGATGGATTTTCTTTGTCTGAGTCTTCGGCGATCGCAGAATACATTGATGAGGTTTTTCCTGGTACACTTTTATATCCCACTGAACCACAAAGTCGAGCAAGAGCGCGTCAGGTGCAAGCTTGGCTGCGTAGCGATCTCACAGCCTTAAAACAAGAGCGTCCTACGGAAGTTGTCTTCCTGGGGGAAAAACAGCCACCGCTTTCACCAAAGGCGCAAAGAGCAGCCGAAAAGTTGTTTTCTGCCGCCGAGTTACTACTTGCTGCTAACACCGAAAACCTCTTTGGTCAGTGGTCTATCGCTGATGTCGATTTGGCTCTAACTCTCAATCGTCTAATTTTACACGGCGATTCAGTACCAGATAATTTAGTGACATACGCCAAAACTCAATGGCAACGCCCATCTGTCCAGTTATGGGTTAATCAAAAACGTTAG
- a CDS encoding LLM class flavin-dependent oxidoreductase, which translates to MSSSKQLKLGAFMRPVSIHTGAWRYPGAIPDANFNFPTLKRLIQKLEQGKFDAFFMADHLAVLNMPINALKRSHTVTSFEPFTLLSALASVTENIGLVATASTTYDAPFHIARRFASLDHISGGRAGWNIVTTANPDAALNFGLEEEIEHDERYRRAREFYDVVTGLWDSFADDAFIRDVEAGIYFDPEKLHVLNHKGKYLSVRGPLNIARPVQGWPVIVQAGASEAGRQLAAETAEAVFAPAGNLEAGKALFADIKGRAQTIGRDPDSIKILPGALVVVGESVAEAIAKREHLDSLVHYDSGIASLNSALGYDVSSFDPDGHLPEIPETNAGRSSRERIVALAQRENLTIRQLAQRIGSYGGLAFVGTPETIADEMEQWLVEEGSDGFNIMFPFVPEGLNDFVDKVIPELQRRGIFRKEYEGKTLRENLGLPRPANRFFQSEKLEVVSH; encoded by the coding sequence ATGAGTAGCTCAAAACAATTAAAACTAGGTGCTTTCATGCGTCCCGTTAGTATACATACTGGGGCTTGGCGCTATCCTGGGGCTATACCTGATGCTAACTTCAACTTCCCAACACTGAAACGATTGATTCAGAAACTAGAACAGGGCAAGTTTGACGCATTCTTTATGGCTGACCACTTAGCGGTGTTGAATATGCCCATCAACGCACTCAAGCGTAGCCACACCGTCACCTCTTTTGAGCCTTTCACTTTACTTTCTGCCCTCGCCAGCGTCACTGAAAACATCGGACTGGTAGCCACAGCTTCCACAACCTATGATGCACCTTTCCACATTGCTCGCCGTTTCGCCTCTCTCGACCATATTAGTGGCGGTCGGGCTGGCTGGAATATTGTCACCACAGCTAATCCCGATGCTGCACTCAACTTTGGTCTAGAAGAAGAAATCGAGCATGATGAACGCTACCGCCGAGCTAGAGAATTTTATGATGTCGTCACAGGTCTGTGGGATTCCTTCGCTGATGATGCGTTTATTCGTGATGTGGAAGCAGGGATTTATTTCGACCCAGAAAAGCTGCACGTCCTTAACCATAAAGGGAAGTATCTCTCAGTGCGGGGGCCGTTGAACATCGCTAGACCAGTCCAAGGCTGGCCAGTCATTGTTCAGGCGGGTGCATCTGAAGCAGGACGACAATTAGCTGCCGAAACTGCCGAGGCTGTGTTTGCACCGGCTGGTAATCTAGAGGCAGGTAAGGCTCTATTTGCAGACATTAAGGGTAGAGCGCAGACGATAGGACGCGACCCAGATAGTATCAAAATTCTGCCAGGGGCTTTGGTAGTTGTCGGTGAAAGTGTGGCAGAAGCAATTGCCAAGCGCGAACATTTGGATAGCTTAGTACATTATGACAGTGGAATTGCTAGTCTCAATAGTGCGCTTGGCTACGATGTTTCTAGCTTCGACCCGGACGGGCATTTGCCAGAAATTCCCGAAACTAACGCCGGACGCAGCTCCCGCGAGCGGATAGTAGCCCTGGCACAACGCGAAAACCTGACTATTCGCCAGTTAGCTCAACGTATCGGCAGTTACGGCGGACTAGCTTTTGTTGGTACACCCGAAACTATCGCCGATGAGATGGAGCAATGGCTAGTTGAGGAAGGGTCTGACGGCTTCAACATTATGTTCCCATTTGTGCCGGAAGGGTTGAACGATTTCGTAGACAAAGTAATCCCAGAACTCCAACGACGCGGTATTTTCCGCAAAGAATACGAGGGCAAAACCCTACGCGAAAATCTCGGACTCCCCCGTCCTGCTAACCGTTTCTTCCAGTCTGAGAAGTTGGAAGTAGTTAGTCATTAG
- a CDS encoding MetQ/NlpA family ABC transporter substrate-binding protein — MVTIADSVKINDALKNGEIDANVFQHEPFMKQAAKRLNADFVMLNRSYTTLSGLYSKRLKIKSVAEIPVGATIAISNDDSNQDRALKFLKHIDLINLKDKSSEYYSLKDVLPHPKKLQIKELDNYAIVRALEDLDLAVTSATFLVQAKVSLTPIVIDEVGMANKNYAVGLATMKDKVNDPNIQKLNQLLVDPKLKDFINTKFKGTIAAVF, encoded by the coding sequence ATTGTCACCATCGCTGATTCCGTCAAGATTAACGATGCTCTTAAAAATGGAGAAATTGACGCTAATGTTTTCCAGCACGAACCATTCATGAAGCAAGCCGCCAAGCGCCTCAATGCAGATTTTGTGATGCTCAATCGCAGTTATACTACCCTAAGTGGACTTTATTCAAAACGATTAAAAATTAAATCAGTTGCAGAAATTCCTGTAGGAGCGACTATTGCTATTTCTAACGATGATAGCAATCAAGACCGCGCCTTAAAATTTCTCAAACACATCGACTTAATTAATTTAAAAGATAAATCTAGTGAGTATTACAGCCTCAAAGATGTCCTTCCCCATCCGAAAAAACTCCAAATTAAGGAATTAGATAACTACGCCATAGTCAGAGCTTTGGAGGATTTAGATTTAGCCGTGACATCTGCAACCTTTCTTGTTCAAGCTAAAGTGTCTCTCACCCCAATTGTGATAGATGAGGTTGGCATGGCTAACAAAAACTATGCAGTTGGTTTAGCAACTATGAAAGATAAAGTAAATGACCCAAATATCCAAAAACTCAATCAATTGCTTGTCGATCCCAAACTAAAAGATTTCATTAATACTAAATTTAAAGGCACAATTGCCGCCGTGTTCTAA
- a CDS encoding methionine ABC transporter ATP-binding protein translates to MITFTDVRKVYNQGTQKVVALDGVSLHVKPGEIFGVLGQSGAGKSTLIRCVNQLEKPTSGSVLVDGEEMTKLTGNQLRRARQHIGMIFQHFNLLSCRTVAENIAFPLEVMGYSRLKRRAKVEELISLVGLQGKADAYPAQLSGGQKQRVGIARALAGEPKVLLSDEATSALDPQTTRSILDLLRNLNKRMGLTILLITHEMGVVKQICDSVAVLNAGKIVEKGYVTDLITKPESFLAQEVFPRRNGYKPKPGAVLATIAFAGEQASQPIFATLARNFDVDVNILSGSVETVGDRRVGQFHIELKGQKVTQALKYLHDEEFEVEVH, encoded by the coding sequence ATGATCACATTTACCGATGTCCGCAAAGTTTACAACCAAGGAACACAAAAAGTTGTGGCATTAGATGGCGTGAGTCTTCATGTCAAACCAGGGGAAATTTTTGGTGTTTTAGGTCAAAGTGGTGCTGGCAAAAGTACATTAATTCGTTGTGTCAATCAACTAGAAAAACCTACATCGGGTTCAGTTTTAGTTGATGGAGAGGAAATGACCAAACTTACTGGTAATCAGTTACGCCGCGCCCGTCAACATATTGGCATGATTTTTCAACACTTCAATTTACTTAGTTGCCGAACTGTTGCAGAAAATATTGCTTTTCCTTTGGAAGTGATGGGTTATAGCAGACTTAAACGCCGCGCCAAAGTGGAAGAATTAATTTCATTGGTGGGGTTACAAGGTAAGGCAGATGCTTATCCGGCACAGCTTTCTGGTGGACAAAAGCAACGGGTAGGTATTGCTAGGGCTTTGGCTGGAGAACCAAAAGTGCTACTTTCTGATGAGGCTACATCAGCACTTGATCCCCAAACTACAAGATCAATTCTCGACTTATTGCGTAACTTGAATAAGCGTATGGGTTTGACAATTTTGTTAATTACTCATGAGATGGGTGTAGTCAAACAAATTTGCGATAGTGTTGCTGTACTCAATGCTGGCAAAATTGTGGAAAAGGGTTATGTTACCGACTTAATTACCAAGCCGGAATCATTTCTTGCCCAGGAAGTCTTTCCCCGCCGTAATGGTTATAAACCCAAACCTGGGGCTGTTCTTGCCACGATCGCCTTTGCTGGAGAACAAGCCAGTCAACCAATTTTCGCCACCCTCGCCCGTAATTTTGATGTGGATGTGAATATCCTTAGTGGCAGTGTAGAGACAGTAGGCGATCGCCGAGTTGGTCAATTCCACATCGAACTAAAAGGTCAAAAAGTCACTCAAGCTTTGAAATATTTACATGATGAAGAGTTTGAGGTAGAAGTCCATTAA
- a CDS encoding MetQ/NlpA family ABC transporter substrate-binding protein: MKLPINLNRRFFLIALTSFTASTIFSSCSSPQNNSATNTTTNPSATPAANTTTTGTKEKIKVGVTPVPAGEILEFVKKNLAPEAGLDIEIVTFNDFVQNNTALKDGVIDANYFQHIPFMQDYGKKHNFEMYAFTPQIHLNPVGLFSKKHKSLKEVPNKALVTIPDDPSNAHRALKVLEESGLIKLKPNVSPASPKDIIDNPKNIQIKEIPGAQAIPSLPDVDLAGVTGNWIVQAGLKTDKDALALETGKDPIYAVTVTTLKGKENDPRIQKLYKLLLDDKVKQFIKEKYQGAVIPIP, encoded by the coding sequence ATGAAATTACCCATCAATCTTAACCGTCGATTCTTCTTAATAGCCCTTACCTCATTTACAGCTTCTACAATCTTCTCTAGCTGTAGTTCACCTCAGAATAATTCAGCTACTAATACAACCACAAATCCATCAGCAACCCCAGCAGCAAACACAACCACAACTGGAACCAAAGAAAAAATCAAAGTTGGTGTAACCCCAGTACCAGCCGGAGAGATTTTAGAGTTTGTCAAAAAGAATTTAGCGCCTGAAGCTGGACTCGATATCGAAATAGTTACTTTCAATGACTTTGTACAGAATAATACTGCCTTAAAAGATGGGGTAATTGATGCCAATTACTTTCAACATATTCCTTTTATGCAGGATTATGGCAAGAAACATAACTTCGAGATGTACGCTTTTACCCCGCAAATTCATTTGAATCCAGTAGGACTTTTTTCCAAAAAGCATAAATCTCTTAAAGAAGTCCCTAATAAAGCACTTGTGACAATTCCTGATGACCCTAGTAACGCCCATCGTGCTTTAAAAGTATTAGAAGAATCAGGTTTAATTAAACTCAAGCCAAATGTTAGCCCTGCTAGTCCAAAAGATATTATCGATAATCCCAAAAACATCCAAATTAAAGAAATACCAGGAGCGCAAGCAATTCCTAGCCTTCCTGATGTTGACTTAGCTGGAGTTACAGGTAATTGGATTGTCCAAGCTGGATTAAAAACCGATAAAGATGCTTTGGCATTAGAGACAGGTAAAGACCCAATTTATGCTGTTACTGTCACTACATTAAAAGGTAAAGAAAACGACCCCAGGATTCAAAAATTGTATAAGTTGTTGCTTGACGATAAGGTTAAGCAGTTCATTAAAGAAAAATATCAAGGTGCAGTTATTCCTATCCCATAG
- a CDS encoding aliphatic sulfonate ABC transporter substrate-binding protein, whose product MLTRLINQFLSVLKSRGQRLKSFGLLFVFGVGLSVAIASCAPSNSADAPAQKPQVPQLTVLKMGHQKGMALLNIVKAQRSLEKRLQPQGISVTWNEFSSTAPLLEGMGVGAIVFGGGGGTGSVFAQAGDKPFVRVAASTSSTRSSAILVLENSPIKTLADLKGKKVAFAKGASSQYMIVRALEKAGLKYSDITPVFLTPAEALPAFERGDFDAWVIWDPYTAEAERKLPTRLLADNTTVFGDKAATESPAFYYAAPEFVRDYPDIVKIVLEEIEKAGVWSKNNYKDSAQLLSKLYKADIKTMEIVEERGGERKVLPVTGEVLAGLQRMADAFYELKVIPKKIDVSDPKYNWVYDK is encoded by the coding sequence ATGTTGACTCGCTTGATAAATCAATTTTTATCTGTATTGAAAAGTAGAGGTCAAAGGCTAAAAAGCTTTGGCTTATTGTTTGTGTTTGGTGTTGGTTTGAGTGTGGCGATCGCCTCTTGCGCTCCTAGTAACTCAGCCGATGCGCCAGCACAAAAACCCCAAGTTCCTCAGCTGACAGTGCTGAAAATGGGACATCAAAAGGGAATGGCGTTACTAAATATTGTCAAAGCGCAAAGAAGCTTAGAGAAACGCTTGCAACCTCAAGGAATTTCCGTAACTTGGAATGAATTTTCCTCGACTGCACCCTTACTTGAGGGGATGGGTGTAGGTGCGATTGTGTTTGGTGGTGGTGGCGGTACTGGTAGTGTCTTTGCTCAAGCTGGAGATAAACCTTTTGTTAGAGTAGCGGCGAGTACCAGTAGCACCAGGAGTTCCGCTATTCTGGTTTTGGAAAACTCACCAATCAAAACACTTGCAGACTTAAAAGGAAAAAAAGTTGCTTTTGCTAAAGGCGCGAGTTCCCAATATATGATTGTGCGTGCTTTAGAAAAGGCTGGCTTGAAATATAGTGACATTACACCCGTGTTTCTCACACCAGCAGAAGCTTTACCCGCCTTTGAACGGGGAGATTTTGATGCGTGGGTAATTTGGGACCCTTACACCGCCGAAGCAGAACGTAAACTTCCCACTCGTCTATTAGCAGATAACACTACTGTATTTGGTGATAAAGCAGCAACGGAAAGTCCTGCATTTTATTATGCTGCTCCAGAGTTTGTCCGAGACTATCCAGATATTGTCAAGATTGTCTTGGAGGAGATAGAAAAGGCTGGGGTTTGGTCTAAAAACAACTACAAAGATTCGGCACAACTGCTATCCAAACTCTACAAAGCCGATATCAAGACGATGGAGATTGTCGAAGAACGTGGTGGAGAACGTAAAGTACTACCTGTAACCGGGGAAGTTTTGGCAGGTTTACAACGCATGGCTGATGCCTTTTATGAACTCAAAGTTATTCCCAAGAAAATAGATGTCAGTGACCCGAAATATAACTGGGTTTATGACAAATAA